A DNA window from Alicyclobacillus vulcanalis contains the following coding sequences:
- a CDS encoding ABC transporter permease: MRYVLNRFGFLVLSLWAAITLNFILPRLMPGNPAQAMIAKQAGNINPAALKAIEQQLGLSNGPLWQQYFQYLGNLLTGHWGASFQYFPTPVVNIIETSLPWTIVLLGVVTILSVVIGTLVGILIAWRRGGTADNVIPVATMFGQAIPTFWLGLILIYFFGFVHHWFPLAHGYGDDVTPGLNGPFLASAVYHSILPAVVVFVGSISGWIVGMRNNMITTLGEDYVVFAEAKGVSKRRLIFSYAARNALLPQLTSVAIALSSIIGGQILIEQVFSYPGIGYGLTNAVASEDYPLIQGMFLIIAVTALVINFIVDMLYGRLDPRVRRGGRRE; the protein is encoded by the coding sequence ATGCGATATGTACTAAATCGATTTGGTTTTTTGGTGCTGTCGCTTTGGGCTGCCATCACGCTCAACTTCATTTTGCCGCGGCTCATGCCCGGTAACCCGGCCCAGGCGATGATCGCGAAACAGGCGGGCAACATCAACCCGGCGGCGTTGAAGGCGATTGAGCAACAGCTTGGATTGTCCAACGGTCCGCTGTGGCAACAGTACTTTCAGTATCTCGGGAACTTGCTCACGGGGCACTGGGGCGCTTCGTTCCAGTACTTTCCCACGCCCGTCGTCAACATCATTGAAACGAGCTTGCCGTGGACCATCGTCCTTCTGGGTGTGGTTACCATCCTTTCGGTGGTCATTGGGACGCTGGTGGGCATCCTGATTGCCTGGCGGCGCGGCGGCACCGCGGACAACGTCATTCCGGTCGCCACCATGTTTGGTCAAGCGATTCCGACGTTTTGGCTCGGCCTCATTCTCATCTACTTCTTTGGGTTTGTGCACCATTGGTTCCCGCTCGCGCACGGCTACGGGGACGACGTGACGCCGGGGCTCAATGGGCCATTTCTCGCAAGCGCCGTGTACCACAGCATTTTGCCGGCGGTCGTGGTGTTTGTCGGCAGTATCAGCGGTTGGATCGTGGGCATGCGCAACAACATGATCACGACGCTCGGCGAGGACTACGTGGTGTTCGCCGAGGCCAAAGGCGTGTCCAAGCGGCGGCTCATCTTTTCGTACGCGGCGCGGAACGCGCTTTTGCCCCAGCTGACCTCGGTGGCCATTGCGCTGTCGTCCATCATCGGCGGGCAAATTCTCATTGAGCAAGTGTTTTCCTACCCAGGGATCGGATACGGACTGACGAACGCCGTGGCGAGTGAGGACTATCCCCTGATTCAAGGGATGTTCCTCATCATCGCCGTCACGGCGCTCGTGATCAACTTCATTGTGGATATGCTGTACGGGCGGCTTGATCCGCGCGTGCGGAGAGGGGGGCGGCGGGAATGA
- a CDS encoding ABC transporter substrate-binding protein, translated as MKRTMRKRTWAAATVTLAVIAVAGCGTGNPSTQTSNAPSAGAQGTQQAASAASSSVLTVAPNITGTFSDNFNPFSTNSMPGTLGNIYETLFYFDNTTGKQFNLLGTSFHFSNGGKTLTVALRKNATWTDGVPFTAQDVVFTFEDLKKYPDADTNGVWQQLKSVQAQGKYTVVFQFARPNIPFAEQYVLGSTYIVPAHQWKALGDPAKAKITHLNAIGTGPFKVSSFTTQDYQFTANPHYYGGAPAVKTLNYPAFASNSSADLALASGQIQYAGINIPNVEKTFVAADPAHNHYLFPPNEPVELYPNLNNPLLAMLPVREAISLAIDRNALSKIGETGYEKPAVPTSLVLPPQSSWLDPSLPASYRAFTVDDAKAVQILEKAGFRKDQNGIFALHGKELSFNLLTVSGWSDWDEDALLIKQQLAKVGIAVNVQEEQFSAYYSAINPGPGQVPHYDLAISWTNVGPTPYTTYYDMLDSHGSFNVEGYHNAQVDQWFNEFSSTTNSQVQHQVMYKIERLVASQLPVIPLLDGALWYEYNDRHFTGFPTADNLWINPAPYTYQAAAIIMDHLKPVK; from the coding sequence ATGAAGCGAACCATGCGCAAGAGAACTTGGGCGGCGGCCACTGTGACCTTGGCCGTGATCGCGGTGGCTGGGTGCGGAACAGGCAACCCCTCGACCCAGACTTCGAACGCACCGTCAGCAGGCGCTCAGGGCACGCAGCAGGCGGCGAGCGCTGCGTCAAGTTCGGTCCTCACCGTGGCGCCGAACATCACGGGCACGTTTTCCGACAACTTTAACCCGTTCAGCACAAACAGCATGCCGGGTACGTTGGGGAACATCTATGAGACCCTGTTCTACTTCGACAACACCACGGGCAAACAGTTCAATCTGCTCGGCACATCCTTTCACTTCTCCAATGGCGGGAAGACGTTGACCGTCGCCCTGCGCAAAAACGCGACGTGGACCGACGGAGTACCGTTCACCGCCCAAGATGTCGTGTTCACGTTCGAAGACCTCAAAAAATACCCGGATGCGGACACCAATGGGGTGTGGCAGCAGTTAAAGAGCGTGCAGGCGCAAGGAAAGTACACCGTGGTCTTTCAGTTCGCGCGGCCCAACATTCCTTTTGCGGAACAGTACGTGCTGGGCAGCACCTATATTGTTCCAGCCCATCAGTGGAAGGCACTCGGCGACCCGGCGAAAGCAAAAATCACGCATCTGAACGCGATAGGCACGGGGCCGTTCAAGGTGTCTTCGTTCACGACGCAAGATTACCAGTTCACCGCAAATCCGCACTATTATGGCGGCGCACCAGCGGTCAAAACGCTGAACTATCCGGCGTTTGCCAGCAACTCGAGCGCGGACCTGGCACTCGCGAGCGGTCAAATTCAGTACGCGGGCATCAACATTCCGAACGTCGAGAAGACCTTCGTAGCGGCCGATCCGGCGCACAACCATTATCTGTTCCCCCCGAACGAGCCCGTGGAGCTTTATCCGAATCTGAACAACCCGCTCCTCGCGATGCTGCCGGTGCGAGAGGCCATCAGTTTGGCCATCGACCGCAACGCGCTCTCGAAGATTGGCGAGACGGGCTACGAGAAACCGGCCGTGCCGACGAGCCTCGTGTTGCCACCGCAGTCGTCGTGGCTCGACCCGAGCCTGCCCGCGAGTTATCGAGCCTTCACCGTGGATGACGCGAAGGCCGTGCAAATTCTCGAAAAGGCGGGCTTCCGGAAGGACCAGAACGGGATTTTCGCCTTGCACGGGAAGGAACTCTCGTTCAACCTGTTGACGGTCAGCGGCTGGAGCGACTGGGACGAGGACGCGCTGCTGATCAAACAGCAGCTGGCCAAGGTCGGGATCGCCGTAAACGTTCAGGAGGAGCAGTTCTCCGCCTATTACAGCGCGATTAACCCGGGCCCCGGCCAAGTGCCGCATTACGATCTCGCCATTTCTTGGACGAACGTCGGACCGACGCCGTACACGACCTACTACGACATGCTGGATTCGCATGGGTCATTCAACGTGGAAGGCTATCACAATGCACAGGTGGACCAGTGGTTCAACGAGTTTTCGTCGACCACAAACAGCCAAGTTCAGCACCAGGTGATGTACAAAATCGAGCGGCTCGTGGCGAGCCAGCTGCCGGTTATCCCGTTGTTGGACGGCGCCCTCTGGTATGAATACAATGACCGCCACTTCACGGGCTTCCCGACGGCAGACAACCTCTGGATCAACCCGGCGCCGTACACCTATCAAGCCGCGGCCATCATCATGGATCACCTGAAACCGGTGAAGTGA
- a CDS encoding indolepyruvate ferredoxin oxidoreductase subunit alpha, with protein sequence MPFVITSPCIGEKAADCVETCPVDAIHEGPDQYYIDPDLCIDCAACEPVCPVNAIYQEEFVPEDEKEFIEKNRNFFRNR encoded by the coding sequence ATGCCGTTTGTCATCACGTCGCCTTGCATTGGGGAAAAGGCCGCGGACTGCGTGGAGACGTGCCCGGTGGACGCCATCCACGAGGGTCCGGATCAGTATTATATTGACCCCGATCTCTGCATCGACTGCGCTGCCTGTGAGCCGGTCTGCCCGGTGAACGCGATTTACCAAGAGGAATTCGTCCCAGAGGACGAGAAGGAATTTATCGAGAAGAATCGGAACTTTTTCCGCAACCGTTGA
- the pstB gene encoding phosphate ABC transporter ATP-binding protein PstB — MTVRRLHAWYGAHQVLHNIEMDIEENRVTAIIGPSGCGKSTFIRCLNRMHETHPQARVEGDIRLGGDSIFDLDPVDVRRMVGMVFQKPNPFPTMSIFDNIAIGLRLAGIRRSGELRERVERALRMAALWDEVKDRLAKPATALSGGQQQRLCIARALAVEPEVLLMDEPASALDPISTMRIEELIEEIKQTYTVVIVTHNMQQAARIADKTAFFYEGHLIEMDDTTRMFTKPRDKRTEDYITGRFG, encoded by the coding sequence ATGACGGTTCGCCGCTTACACGCATGGTACGGCGCACACCAGGTGCTGCACAATATTGAGATGGATATTGAGGAGAACCGCGTCACGGCCATCATCGGACCGTCTGGGTGCGGGAAATCGACGTTTATCCGGTGCCTCAACCGCATGCACGAAACGCATCCCCAAGCCCGCGTGGAGGGAGATATCCGCCTCGGCGGAGACTCGATCTTCGACCTCGATCCCGTCGACGTGCGCCGCATGGTCGGCATGGTGTTCCAAAAGCCAAATCCGTTCCCCACGATGTCGATTTTCGACAACATCGCCATCGGACTGAGGCTCGCGGGCATCCGTCGCTCTGGCGAGCTGCGGGAACGCGTCGAACGAGCCCTCCGTATGGCAGCCCTTTGGGATGAGGTCAAGGACCGCCTTGCCAAACCAGCAACCGCCCTGTCCGGCGGTCAACAACAGCGGCTGTGCATCGCGCGCGCCCTGGCTGTGGAACCCGAGGTGTTGCTCATGGACGAGCCGGCGTCTGCGCTCGATCCCATATCCACCATGCGCATCGAGGAACTCATCGAGGAGATCAAACAGACCTACACCGTCGTGATCGTGACGCACAACATGCAACAGGCCGCGCGCATTGCCGACAAGACGGCATTCTTTTACGAAGGGCACTTAATCGAGATGGACGACACCACGCGCATGTTTACCAAACCGCGGGACAAGCGCACCGAGGACTACATCACCGGTCGGTTTGGCTGA
- the phoU gene encoding phosphate signaling complex protein PhoU produces the protein MHQRQAFDIALKELKLKLLHMGGDVQESIRHAVAALLKHDEALARRVIERDREINRQDHDIEDLCIRLIATQQPVAGDLRRIVAGMRLAVDLERMGDLAVDLAKTALRLTSAPVPEAAARLQDMASAVDGMVSEGLNAYVNSDADAARRLAEMDDAVDRDYRLLVEGLFADDRHAGCSPQERMFIAFCGRYLERIGDHVTNIGESVLYILTGERSDLN, from the coding sequence ATGCATCAACGTCAAGCGTTTGACATCGCGCTCAAGGAGCTGAAGCTGAAGCTCTTGCACATGGGAGGCGACGTGCAGGAGTCCATCCGCCACGCCGTCGCTGCCCTGCTCAAACACGATGAAGCCCTCGCCAGGCGTGTCATCGAGCGAGATCGGGAAATCAACCGGCAGGATCACGACATCGAGGATCTGTGCATCCGTCTCATCGCCACGCAGCAACCCGTGGCCGGCGATTTGCGCAGAATCGTCGCCGGCATGCGGCTTGCCGTGGACCTCGAACGCATGGGCGATCTCGCCGTCGACTTGGCCAAAACGGCGCTTCGACTGACATCGGCCCCCGTGCCCGAAGCTGCAGCCCGCCTGCAGGACATGGCCAGCGCCGTCGACGGAATGGTTTCGGAAGGGCTGAATGCCTACGTGAACAGTGATGCGGACGCGGCGCGCAGGCTCGCGGAGATGGACGACGCGGTCGACCGGGACTACCGCCTGCTCGTGGAAGGGCTCTTCGCCGACGATCGCCATGCAGGCTGTTCTCCTCAGGAACGCATGTTCATCGCGTTCTGCGGCCGCTACCTCGAGCGCATTGGCGATCACGTCACCAACATCGGGGAAAGCGTCTTGTACATCCTCACCGGTGAGCGATCCGATTTGAACTAA
- a CDS encoding C40 family peptidase: MAASIGSVVACLGVCLAPTTAMASSATYTVRAGDSLYEIAAKFHVTVRQLEQWNHLSSDVIHPGQVLVVSQGGANAVRSPSHSPSSSATTYVVKPGDSLWSISAKFHITMAQLEAWNGLTPSSAIHPGESLRVSGAGVTSASVQHGTAKSASLSSRGSSPASSNASLMQSALGFAVADYARNFLGDPYEWGAAGPSAFDCSGLIQYVYAHFYIQLPRTSYAQYDVGIPVSEGNLQPGDIVFFDTYGSGPSHDGIYIGNGQFINAASVSVEIDSLSDPYWASHYVGARRVIGETG; the protein is encoded by the coding sequence ATGGCAGCAAGCATAGGTTCGGTAGTCGCGTGCTTAGGTGTCTGTCTCGCGCCGACCACGGCGATGGCTTCGTCTGCGACGTACACAGTGCGCGCTGGCGACAGCCTCTACGAAATTGCAGCAAAGTTTCATGTCACGGTCCGCCAACTCGAGCAGTGGAACCATCTTTCGTCCGATGTCATCCATCCGGGCCAGGTCCTTGTGGTGTCTCAAGGCGGCGCGAATGCCGTCCGCTCCCCTTCGCATTCCCCCTCATCTTCCGCTACCACCTACGTCGTCAAACCCGGCGATTCGCTGTGGTCCATCAGTGCAAAGTTCCATATCACCATGGCGCAGTTGGAGGCGTGGAATGGGCTCACGCCGTCGAGCGCGATTCACCCAGGCGAGTCGCTGCGGGTGTCCGGGGCCGGTGTGACCTCTGCCTCGGTCCAGCATGGGACGGCCAAATCCGCCTCCCTGTCGAGTCGCGGGAGTTCACCCGCCTCATCCAACGCGTCGCTCATGCAGAGCGCGCTCGGCTTTGCCGTGGCGGACTATGCAAGAAACTTCCTGGGAGATCCCTATGAATGGGGAGCCGCAGGGCCATCGGCATTTGATTGCTCAGGGCTGATTCAGTACGTGTATGCTCATTTTTACATCCAGTTGCCGCGGACGAGCTATGCTCAGTATGACGTCGGCATCCCCGTCTCGGAAGGCAATTTGCAACCCGGAGACATCGTGTTTTTTGATACATACGGCAGCGGACCGTCGCACGACGGGATTTACATTGGCAACGGGCAGTTTATCAATGCGGCCAGTGTCTCCGTGGAAATCGATAGCCTGTCGGATCCGTACTGGGCGAGCCATTACGTGGGCGCTCGGCGGGTCATCGGAGAGACGGGCTGA
- a CDS encoding flavin reductase family protein, whose protein sequence is MAIDENAFRRALAKFASGVTVIASAAEGEMGGITVSAFCSLSLRPPLVLACIDERASILPLLRRSGAFSVNILSKDQAGLSNQFASKMSDKFQGIDYEIGPLGQPLLPGAQAQLVCTLAEEWQGGDHRVIVGQVEWTHADDAQSPLLYYTSQYGSFQPLS, encoded by the coding sequence ATGGCGATTGACGAGAACGCATTTCGCAGGGCTCTGGCCAAATTCGCCAGCGGCGTGACCGTCATCGCGTCGGCAGCTGAAGGCGAGATGGGCGGCATCACCGTCTCCGCCTTCTGTTCGCTTTCGCTGCGGCCGCCGCTGGTTCTCGCTTGCATCGACGAACGCGCCAGCATTCTCCCGCTGCTCCGCCGATCCGGCGCGTTTTCAGTCAACATTCTCTCGAAAGACCAAGCGGGTCTTTCCAATCAATTTGCGAGCAAGATGTCTGATAAGTTTCAGGGCATCGACTACGAGATCGGCCCTTTGGGCCAGCCGCTCCTCCCCGGTGCGCAAGCGCAGCTGGTCTGCACACTCGCTGAGGAATGGCAGGGGGGAGACCACCGCGTCATTGTCGGCCAGGTCGAGTGGACACACGCCGACGACGCCCAATCACCCCTGCTCTACTACACGAGCCAATACGGCTCGTTTCAGCCCCTCTCTTGA
- a CDS encoding MGDG synthase family glycosyltransferase, with amino-acid sequence MLYASFGDGHVQVARALAEALQRELGAEVAAVDTFRQTNEWLARMNERLFEWTTRYAPALYGWSYDWTRNLSIRHPLWAALARFSRRAAWQAVEHTEPDVIVQLFPDHALAELPPGRRPLVAVVLTDFAVHSRWIHANADLVVVPTDEAAHHVRRLRGDVAVEVGGIPVRDQFRRCRLPRTAGRRRIVLLAGGRGVFPQYEGVLERLVRHFPGHEIQVMCGRNARMHERVRAFAERMGHSNICPVGFTEDVASYLQQADFVIAKAGGVTIAECLASGTPMIFYKPLPGQERENARCLERLGAGRIAGSLADLDRLFAEGAGDIAGAMRRRALELGKPGAASYVAACLARHWARRRGCSPAGASDAARLVLQERG; translated from the coding sequence TTGCTTTACGCTTCCTTTGGCGACGGGCACGTTCAGGTAGCGCGAGCGCTCGCCGAGGCTTTACAGCGGGAACTCGGGGCGGAGGTTGCCGCGGTCGACACGTTTCGACAGACCAACGAATGGCTCGCGCGGATGAATGAGCGCCTGTTCGAATGGACCACGCGTTACGCGCCAGCGCTCTACGGGTGGAGTTACGACTGGACTCGAAATTTGTCCATTCGTCATCCGCTGTGGGCGGCTCTGGCGCGTTTTTCGCGCCGAGCCGCTTGGCAGGCTGTCGAGCACACGGAGCCCGACGTGATCGTCCAACTGTTTCCAGATCATGCTTTGGCCGAGTTGCCACCTGGGCGGAGGCCGCTCGTCGCGGTGGTCCTCACGGATTTCGCGGTGCACAGCCGGTGGATTCACGCCAATGCCGATCTCGTGGTGGTGCCGACGGACGAGGCGGCGCACCACGTACGGCGGCTCCGCGGGGATGTCGCGGTGGAGGTGGGCGGCATTCCCGTGCGCGATCAGTTTCGCCGGTGCAGGCTCCCTCGGACAGCGGGACGGCGCCGGATCGTGCTTTTGGCCGGCGGGCGCGGGGTCTTTCCTCAGTACGAAGGGGTCCTGGAGCGATTGGTGCGTCACTTTCCGGGGCACGAGATCCAGGTGATGTGCGGCAGGAACGCGCGCATGCACGAGCGGGTGCGGGCATTCGCAGAGCGGATGGGCCATTCGAACATTTGCCCGGTGGGTTTCACGGAGGACGTGGCGAGTTATCTCCAGCAGGCGGATTTCGTGATCGCGAAGGCGGGCGGGGTCACCATCGCCGAATGCCTTGCATCAGGAACGCCGATGATTTTTTACAAGCCCCTTCCAGGCCAGGAGCGCGAGAACGCCCGCTGCCTCGAGCGGCTGGGCGCGGGCCGCATCGCGGGGTCGCTCGCCGATCTCGACCGACTATTCGCGGAGGGCGCGGGCGATATCGCAGGAGCGATGCGGCGCAGGGCCCTGGAGCTGGGCAAGCCGGGAGCCGCGTCCTACGTTGCGGCGTGCCTGGCACGCCATTGGGCGCGCCGCCGGGGATGCTCGCCGGCGGGCGCGAGCGACGCGGCTCGACTTGTGCTTCAAGAGAGGGGCTGA
- a CDS encoding YkoP family protein: MPNRAARAVFDAWEALFHRALHLEELEPGTEHLFFVTRRRYLGRPFEVDGIAVRPGDPVVEMHMNNALIERALREDANVVRAIVRLLRQARVSMPALARVVQQEKFHDAHVLYGITMIHRGIEHFGFHTYPLRNPLVRAVTSWHLTNILKMVNPDADHILQTHRDVLQPKLVVASKQKIIEMFGEGHLAGREAEMSSAQGRGEAVSLDS, from the coding sequence ATGCCAAATCGAGCAGCGCGGGCGGTCTTTGATGCATGGGAAGCCTTATTCCATCGCGCCCTGCACCTGGAGGAACTCGAGCCCGGTACGGAACACCTGTTTTTCGTCACCCGTCGCCGGTATCTCGGGCGGCCTTTCGAGGTGGATGGCATCGCCGTTCGTCCGGGCGATCCCGTCGTGGAAATGCACATGAACAACGCGCTCATCGAGCGGGCGCTGCGCGAGGACGCCAACGTCGTCCGGGCTATCGTGCGGCTTTTGCGCCAGGCGCGCGTCTCCATGCCGGCGCTCGCACGCGTCGTACAGCAGGAGAAGTTTCACGATGCCCACGTGCTGTACGGAATCACGATGATTCACCGAGGCATCGAGCACTTCGGATTTCATACGTATCCGCTCCGGAATCCGCTCGTGCGAGCCGTCACGAGTTGGCACTTGACCAACATTCTCAAGATGGTGAATCCAGACGCGGATCACATCCTGCAGACGCACCGGGACGTCCTACAGCCGAAGCTCGTCGTCGCTTCCAAGCAGAAAATTATCGAGATGTTTGGCGAAGGCCATCTCGCCGGGCGCGAGGCTGAAATGAGCAGCGCTCAAGGCCGCGGTGAGGCCGTGTCTCTGGACTCATGA
- a CDS encoding polysaccharide deacetylase family protein — translation MGWIVAAVIAVLVVYAGLPFVWTRILGRSCIRRTRVPGCVALTFDDGPHPEYTPRLLDVLKEGGARATFFVIAEHALKYPDIVGRMLAEGHEVQVHGYRHWFVPLLPPHLTVRQCVQAREVLARRFGIEPRVYRPTWGACNLATLVALRRSRMTMLLWSVMVGDWRKTPPDELVRRIVAKLDAQSVLVLHDSDWSPGAERGAPESVIAAMPAVIEEIRRRGYTFVLASECE, via the coding sequence ATGGGCTGGATTGTGGCCGCCGTGATCGCCGTCCTCGTGGTGTATGCGGGCCTCCCTTTTGTTTGGACCCGGATACTTGGCCGTTCTTGCATCCGTCGCACGCGCGTTCCCGGCTGCGTCGCCTTGACGTTTGACGACGGGCCGCATCCCGAGTACACGCCCCGATTGCTCGACGTGCTGAAGGAGGGGGGCGCCCGCGCCACGTTTTTCGTGATTGCGGAGCACGCGCTGAAGTATCCCGACATTGTCGGACGGATGCTCGCGGAGGGCCACGAGGTACAGGTGCATGGGTATCGGCACTGGTTCGTGCCATTGCTCCCGCCGCACCTCACCGTGCGGCAATGCGTGCAAGCCCGGGAGGTGCTCGCTCGGCGCTTCGGCATCGAGCCTCGGGTCTATCGACCCACCTGGGGAGCTTGCAATCTCGCCACGCTCGTGGCGCTCAGGAGATCGCGCATGACGATGTTATTGTGGTCCGTCATGGTCGGTGATTGGCGCAAAACACCGCCGGACGAGTTGGTGCGCCGAATCGTGGCGAAGCTGGATGCGCAATCCGTCCTTGTGCTCCACGACAGCGATTGGTCCCCGGGCGCAGAGCGCGGTGCGCCCGAAAGCGTCATTGCGGCGATGCCGGCCGTGATTGAGGAGATTCGCAGACGCGGCTACACGTTCGTGCTCGCGTCGGAATGCGAGTAG
- a CDS encoding MGDG synthase family glycosyltransferase has translation MRRVLLMTASFGSGHNQAAYAVMEALKDRDAEVEVVDYVGLLNPALRSFAKFSLIQGVKRAPGLYGLFYKSMSRIDPDSALQRYVNHIGIERIQEYIAYYRPDCIASTFPTPMGVVGELRRAGKIDVPNLAIVTDYTAHRQWYHDFADHYFVATDEVKRDLVSYGIPEEAVDVAGIPLRRKFREENVQRLLSHRPELIRSIGFQEDIPIILLMGGGSGILADPGVWETFIPESGMQYLIICGHNRRLERRFSTIQSERVRVFGYTNEIEKFMAMADLIVTKPGGLTLTESIAMRLPLLIYRPIPGQEEANARFAEQAGVAVCVKSPAEAQAFLLSVREDPSILVRMREASSAMPTCGAAERIAQKIMLYATKKLPCRSVSPAWPTELLPT, from the coding sequence ATGCGCCGCGTTTTGCTGATGACCGCGTCCTTTGGCTCGGGGCACAACCAGGCGGCGTACGCCGTGATGGAGGCGCTCAAGGATAGAGATGCCGAGGTGGAAGTGGTCGACTACGTGGGGCTTCTGAACCCAGCACTGCGATCGTTTGCGAAGTTTAGCCTGATCCAGGGCGTCAAGCGAGCGCCGGGGTTGTATGGCCTCTTTTACAAGTCGATGTCGCGCATTGACCCGGACTCCGCCTTGCAGCGGTATGTCAATCACATCGGCATCGAGCGCATCCAGGAATACATCGCGTACTATCGGCCTGATTGCATCGCGAGCACGTTTCCGACGCCAATGGGGGTCGTCGGCGAGCTGCGCCGTGCGGGAAAAATTGACGTTCCCAATCTGGCCATCGTGACCGACTACACGGCACATCGCCAGTGGTATCACGATTTCGCGGATCACTACTTCGTGGCGACGGACGAGGTGAAGCGCGATCTCGTCTCGTACGGTATCCCCGAGGAGGCCGTGGATGTCGCGGGGATTCCGCTCCGGCGGAAGTTCCGGGAAGAGAACGTTCAGCGCCTGTTGTCTCACCGCCCCGAACTCATTCGTTCAATCGGTTTTCAAGAAGATATCCCTATTATCTTGTTGATGGGTGGCGGCAGCGGCATTCTCGCCGATCCTGGCGTGTGGGAGACGTTCATTCCCGAATCGGGCATGCAGTACCTGATCATCTGCGGCCATAACCGGCGACTGGAGCGCCGCTTCTCCACCATTCAGAGCGAGCGCGTGCGCGTGTTCGGGTATACCAACGAGATTGAGAAGTTCATGGCGATGGCGGATCTCATCGTCACGAAGCCGGGTGGGCTGACGCTCACGGAGTCGATAGCCATGCGCTTGCCGCTCCTCATTTACCGGCCCATCCCGGGTCAGGAGGAGGCGAATGCGCGCTTTGCCGAGCAGGCTGGCGTGGCGGTCTGTGTGAAGTCGCCCGCAGAAGCGCAGGCTTTCCTGCTGTCGGTTCGCGAGGACCCGTCCATCTTGGTCCGCATGCGCGAGGCTTCGAGTGCCATGCCGACGTGCGGCGCGGCGGAACGCATTGCGCAGAAAATCATGTTGTACGCCACCAAGAAGTTGCCATGTCGTTCGGTGTCTCCGGCGTGGCCGACCGAGCTTCTACCGACGTGA
- the pstA gene encoding phosphate ABC transporter permease PstA: MRRRRRKWWGAVGWGVSWLAFLLVLFGLVDLVGSVLWQGVRSFRFWMLVEPTQGIAGGLENAILGTFELVLIGVVFAAPLGILGGIFTSEFAPPRLAQAIRFVAEVLSGVPSIVIGYFGYLLLVLHFHWGFSALAGGVALTLIMLPYILRTTDTSLQQVPLLQREAAWALGMTKTQAILKTVWRPAASGMATGLLLAVAIGLGETAPLLYTAGWNSNNPSLALTHSQVGYLTYVAYTYLDEPYAQARQLAYAAGFVLLMLILVIQLLVRLVVWRQVSRGGRMQA; encoded by the coding sequence ATGAGAAGGCGTCGCCGCAAGTGGTGGGGTGCCGTGGGCTGGGGCGTCTCGTGGCTGGCTTTCTTGCTCGTCTTGTTCGGCCTCGTCGATCTCGTCGGTTCCGTGCTCTGGCAGGGCGTCCGCTCGTTTCGATTCTGGATGCTCGTCGAACCCACACAGGGCATCGCAGGAGGTCTCGAGAATGCCATCTTGGGCACGTTTGAACTCGTGCTGATTGGGGTGGTGTTCGCGGCCCCGCTCGGCATTCTCGGGGGCATTTTCACGTCCGAGTTTGCACCTCCGCGCCTCGCCCAGGCCATCCGTTTTGTGGCCGAGGTCCTGTCGGGCGTGCCGTCGATTGTCATCGGCTACTTCGGCTATTTGTTGCTCGTCTTGCATTTCCACTGGGGCTTTTCTGCGTTGGCAGGCGGGGTGGCGCTCACGCTCATCATGTTGCCGTACATTCTGCGCACCACGGACACGAGCTTGCAACAGGTGCCCCTGCTGCAGCGCGAAGCCGCTTGGGCGCTTGGCATGACCAAGACCCAGGCCATCTTGAAAACCGTGTGGCGCCCTGCCGCGTCCGGCATGGCCACCGGGCTTTTGCTCGCTGTGGCCATTGGTCTTGGAGAGACCGCTCCGCTGCTTTACACCGCGGGGTGGAACTCGAACAATCCATCGCTGGCGCTCACGCACTCGCAGGTGGGATATCTCACCTATGTCGCTTACACGTACTTGGACGAGCCGTACGCGCAGGCTCGCCAGCTGGCCTACGCCGCCGGGTTTGTGCTGTTGATGTTGATCCTCGTCATTCAGTTGCTCGTGCGACTGGTGGTGTGGCGCCAGGTCTCTCGCGGCGGCCGGATGCAGGCCTAA